In a genomic window of Virgibacillus sp. SK37:
- the trpA gene encoding tryptophan synthase subunit alpha, whose protein sequence is MGKNRIQQSFLEKQEAGEKLFIPYIMAGDGGLDILEERIDYLHQCGAAAIELGIPFSDPVADGPTIQDAGLRAIKNGTSLSSVLKKLQESKERRSVPIVLMTYLNPIFVYGIERFASDCKQAGVDGVIIPDLPLEEEAMIDKLLNKNAIAFIRLAALTSTKERVLELANRSEGFLYAVSVTGTTGSRSTHEQEVKDYLRMLKQKSAVPVLAGFGVSTEAQARELSSYCDGVIVGSKIVDLFHKGQLEEIKELIQNSVKCEVNS, encoded by the coding sequence ATGGGAAAAAATCGCATTCAACAATCATTTCTAGAAAAGCAAGAAGCGGGTGAAAAGCTATTTATCCCATATATTATGGCAGGAGATGGCGGATTAGACATTTTAGAGGAACGTATTGACTATTTACACCAATGTGGAGCTGCCGCAATTGAACTTGGCATCCCATTTTCTGACCCTGTTGCTGATGGCCCTACTATTCAGGATGCTGGTTTGAGAGCAATAAAAAATGGTACCTCCCTAAGCTCTGTGCTGAAGAAATTGCAAGAAAGCAAGGAAAGACGTTCCGTGCCAATTGTATTGATGACCTATTTAAACCCTATTTTTGTTTATGGAATAGAAAGGTTCGCTTCCGATTGCAAACAAGCAGGAGTGGATGGCGTGATCATACCTGATTTACCATTAGAAGAGGAAGCAATGATAGATAAACTACTGAACAAAAACGCCATAGCATTTATTCGTCTTGCAGCATTGACCAGTACGAAAGAACGCGTATTAGAATTAGCAAACCGTTCAGAAGGTTTTCTTTATGCGGTATCTGTAACTGGAACTACCGGATCCAGATCTACACATGAACAAGAAGTAAAAGATTATTTACGTATGCTGAAGCAAAAAAGCGCTGTTCCAGTATTGGCTGGATTCGGAGTATCCACTGAAGCACAAGCAAGAGAACTAAGCTCTTACTGTGATGGGGTGATTGTTGGTAGTAAGATTGTTGATCTGTTCCATAAAGGGCAACTAGAGGAGATCAAAGAATTAATTCAAAACAGTGTAAAATGTGAAGTGAACAGTTAA
- the trpB gene encoding tryptophan synthase subunit beta, with protein MATYTMPDATGKYGEFGGKFVPELLMPALIELEKLYEEAIQDPAFIEELNKYLAEYVGRETPLYYAENLTRRLEGAQIYLKREDLNHTGAHKINNTVGQALLTKRMGKKKVVAETGAGQHGVATATVCALLDLECVVFMGEEDIRRQRLNVFRMELLGAEVRSVSHGSGTLKDAVNEALRYWVSNVDDTHYILGSVVGPHPFPKIVRDFQSVIGNETKEQFKQKTGKLPNAVIACVGGGSNAMGMFYPFIQEESVTMYGVEAGGQGLQTSKHAATLTSGTIGVLHGTMTHLLQNAHGQIEEAFSISAGLDYPGVGPEHSHLHETKRVIYDSITDKEALEAFQFLSKTEGIIPALESAHAIAYAMKIAPKMSTDESIVVCLSGRGDKDVEQVKSALEGN; from the coding sequence ATGGCAACATATACGATGCCTGATGCTACTGGAAAATATGGAGAGTTTGGAGGCAAATTTGTTCCCGAATTGTTAATGCCTGCATTAATCGAACTGGAGAAATTATATGAAGAAGCAATTCAGGATCCTGCATTTATAGAGGAGTTAAATAAGTATTTGGCAGAATATGTTGGAAGGGAAACTCCTCTTTATTATGCAGAGAATCTCACCAGGAGGTTGGAGGGTGCTCAAATTTACCTTAAGCGGGAGGATTTGAATCATACGGGAGCTCATAAAATAAACAACACAGTCGGCCAGGCGCTTTTAACAAAACGAATGGGCAAGAAAAAGGTAGTAGCTGAAACTGGTGCTGGGCAGCACGGTGTTGCTACAGCTACCGTATGCGCTCTCCTAGACTTAGAGTGTGTGGTATTTATGGGCGAAGAAGATATTAGACGACAACGATTAAATGTGTTTCGGATGGAGCTATTAGGCGCTGAAGTTCGTAGTGTTTCCCATGGTAGTGGCACATTAAAAGATGCAGTAAATGAAGCTCTCAGGTATTGGGTCAGTAATGTAGATGACACGCATTATATTTTAGGCTCTGTCGTAGGTCCACACCCTTTTCCAAAAATTGTCCGCGACTTCCAATCCGTTATCGGAAACGAAACAAAAGAGCAGTTTAAACAAAAAACAGGGAAACTTCCGAATGCAGTAATCGCCTGTGTTGGTGGCGGCAGCAACGCGATGGGAATGTTTTATCCTTTTATCCAAGAGGAATCCGTAACCATGTATGGAGTAGAAGCTGGTGGCCAAGGATTACAGACATCCAAGCATGCTGCTACCTTGACTAGCGGTACAATAGGGGTTCTCCACGGAACCATGACACATTTGCTTCAAAATGCACACGGACAAATCGAAGAGGCTTTTTCTATTTCTGCTGGATTAGACTACCCTGGAGTAGGACCAGAGCATAGTCATTTGCATGAGACAAAACGGGTCATCTATGATTCCATCACAGATAAAGAAGCATTGGAAGCCTTTCAATTTTTATCAAAGACAGAGGGAATAATCCCTGCATTGGAGAGCGCGCATGCGATAGCATATGCGATGAAAATCGCTCCAAAAATGAGTACAGATGAGAGTATTGTCGTTTGCTTATCAGGGCGCGGGGATAAAGACGTCGAACAAGTAAAATCAGCATTGGAGGGGAATTAA
- a CDS encoding phosphoribosylanthranilate isomerase, producing the protein MLVKICGITTEKAAQAAVEAGADFIGFVFAPSSRKITVEKAKEISTTLSPTVHKVGVFVNETVENIASIAEAVNLDYIQLHGDEPASIAEQLPYKIIKAFLVKGNMKTDITNYPCDYYLVDSPKAGSGETFDWKLIHKLSLDHRKLILAGGLSSENISQAIKQVNPVGADVSSGVETNGKKDNEKIKEFIHLCKNKEGKDDIDGNIYDA; encoded by the coding sequence ATGCTCGTTAAAATATGTGGGATTACTACAGAAAAAGCGGCACAAGCTGCAGTGGAAGCCGGTGCTGATTTCATCGGATTTGTTTTCGCCCCAAGCAGTAGGAAGATCACTGTAGAAAAAGCAAAAGAGATCTCAACTACATTATCACCAACTGTTCATAAAGTAGGCGTATTTGTAAACGAAACTGTTGAAAATATAGCCTCTATTGCTGAAGCTGTAAATCTGGACTATATCCAGCTTCATGGAGATGAGCCGGCAAGTATCGCTGAGCAGCTCCCTTATAAAATTATTAAAGCTTTTTTAGTAAAAGGAAATATGAAAACGGACATAACGAATTATCCATGTGATTATTATTTAGTTGATAGCCCCAAAGCTGGCAGCGGAGAAACCTTTGATTGGAAGCTTATCCACAAACTTTCCCTAGACCACAGGAAACTAATTCTAGCTGGAGGCCTTTCTTCTGAGAATATAAGTCAAGCGATAAAACAGGTTAATCCAGTTGGGGCAGATGTATCAAGTGGTGTTGAAACAAATGGAAAAAAAGACAATGAAAAAATAAAAGAGTTTATCCATCTATGCAAAAATAAAGAAGGAAAGGATGATATCGATGGCAACATATACGATGCCTGA
- the trpC gene encoding indole-3-glycerol phosphate synthase TrpC, with translation MSILEKILKQKEKEVAQLVKQTFEQPDVKEVPPLKDTIRKASNLKIIAEIKRSSPSKGAIHMEVDPVEQAIQYENQGAAAISVLTDNTFFNGSIKDLQAVRRKVNLPILCKDFIIDPIQIDQARAAGANIILLIAAALSDKQLHSLYQYARKQGLEVLCEVHNETEMDRVIKLKPEMIGINNRDLKTFKVDLHATARLASMVQDENTVLISESGMRTKHDALFVSDAGADAILVGETLMRTKDLPETFNQLQVPRQRAGVEENAR, from the coding sequence ATGTCTATATTAGAGAAAATCCTGAAACAGAAGGAAAAAGAAGTCGCTCAGCTTGTAAAACAAACGTTTGAACAACCAGACGTGAAAGAAGTTCCACCGCTTAAGGACACAATACGAAAGGCGAGTAATTTAAAAATAATTGCAGAAATCAAGCGCTCTTCCCCCTCTAAGGGAGCTATCCATATGGAGGTAGACCCAGTAGAACAAGCAATCCAATATGAAAACCAAGGCGCAGCTGCTATCTCTGTTTTAACAGACAATACATTTTTTAATGGCTCGATAAAGGATCTCCAAGCAGTACGCAGAAAAGTGAACTTGCCCATCCTATGTAAGGATTTCATTATTGATCCAATTCAAATTGATCAGGCTAGAGCTGCTGGAGCAAATATCATCCTGTTGATTGCCGCTGCTTTATCCGACAAACAGCTCCATTCATTGTATCAATATGCCAGAAAGCAGGGCTTGGAGGTTCTATGTGAAGTTCATAATGAAACGGAAATGGACCGGGTCATTAAGCTCAAACCAGAAATGATAGGAATCAATAATCGAGATCTTAAAACATTTAAAGTAGATCTTCATGCTACAGCCAGGCTGGCATCTATGGTACAAGATGAGAATACAGTTTTAATTAGTGAAAGTGGGATGCGGACAAAACATGATGCCCTTTTTGTAAGTGATGCCGGTGCGGATGCTATCCTAGTTGGTGAAACACTTATGCGGACGAAGGACTTACCGGAAACATTTAACCAATTACAGGTACCAAGACAAAGAGCAGGGGTAGAAGAAAATGCTCGTTAA
- the trpD gene encoding anthranilate phosphoribosyltransferase — translation MKHYLEKLINQESLSVEEMKEATTACFSNEISRSEIASFLTALRIKGETADEITGMVDVIRTQSAYQTSSLPYVMDNCGTGGDRSNSFNISTTSAFVIAGAGVTIAKHGNRSISSKTGSADVLEYLGISLSFSKEHTEEILQENKIAFLFAPHVHQALKPFSNVRKELGMPTIFNAIGPLTNPIHLDSQFIGVYRRNMLETMAESLQKLGRRRAIVVNGAGFMDEASLSGTNHLVMLNEGKITSFTLHPEEVGLPVYTNDLIRGGDAKENAAITKQVLRGKSGPYLDTVVLNAGLGLYANGKAPSVKSGIELAKESIHSGAALKRLERLIEFSKKTKSEVV, via the coding sequence ATGAAACATTATCTTGAAAAATTAATTAACCAGGAAAGCTTGTCTGTGGAAGAAATGAAAGAAGCCACCACCGCCTGTTTTTCAAATGAGATTAGCCGTTCAGAAATCGCTTCTTTCTTAACAGCCTTACGGATAAAAGGAGAAACAGCTGATGAGATCACGGGCATGGTTGACGTTATCCGTACCCAATCCGCCTATCAAACAAGCAGCCTTCCTTATGTCATGGATAATTGCGGAACAGGTGGAGACAGATCCAATAGCTTCAATATAAGCACAACATCTGCATTCGTTATCGCAGGAGCCGGTGTAACGATTGCGAAACACGGTAATAGGAGCATTTCAAGCAAGACGGGCAGTGCTGACGTATTAGAGTATTTAGGTATTTCCCTATCCTTTTCTAAAGAACATACGGAAGAAATACTTCAGGAAAATAAAATCGCATTTTTATTTGCCCCCCATGTCCATCAGGCTCTAAAGCCGTTCAGCAATGTTCGAAAAGAACTAGGAATGCCGACTATTTTCAATGCCATTGGCCCATTGACTAATCCTATTCATCTTGACTCACAATTTATTGGCGTCTACAGACGTAACATGCTGGAAACGATGGCGGAGTCCCTACAAAAGTTAGGTAGACGGCGGGCAATTGTAGTGAATGGTGCTGGATTTATGGATGAAGCTTCTTTATCAGGCACAAATCACCTTGTAATGCTAAATGAAGGAAAAATTACCTCCTTCACCCTTCACCCAGAGGAAGTGGGATTACCTGTCTATACGAACGATTTAATCCGCGGAGGAGATGCAAAGGAAAATGCAGCTATTACCAAACAAGTATTACGTGGTAAGTCAGGACCTTATCTTGACACGGTCGTTCTAAACGCTGGTCTTGGTTTATACGCAAATGGAAAAGCCCCTTCCGTCAAGTCAGGAATCGAGTTGGCAAAAGAAAGTATTCACTCTGGTGCCGCACTCAAAAGACTGGAGAGGTTAATTGAATTCAGTAAGAAAACAAAAAGTGAGGTGGTCTAA
- a CDS encoding aminodeoxychorismate/anthranilate synthase component II, with protein MMLLIDNFDSFTYNIYQYFSEEKTEIKVVRNNEVMLANIEKLQPEAIIISPGPGLPGEAGICMEVVQHFYKKIPIIGICLGHQIIAEALGAELKPAKTIKHGKTSLVTHNGLGLFSYMSQPLEVMRYHSFVVDKETVPAHLEVVATSLEDNEIMAIKHRTLPVYGVQFHPESIGTTTGKKMIRNVLNEIGKELNYETLS; from the coding sequence ATGATGCTGTTAATCGATAACTTTGATTCATTTACCTATAACATCTATCAATATTTCTCAGAGGAAAAAACAGAAATAAAAGTAGTTCGTAATAACGAAGTCATGCTTGCTAATATAGAGAAGTTGCAGCCCGAGGCAATTATTATTTCACCAGGACCTGGTCTTCCCGGAGAAGCAGGAATTTGTATGGAAGTCGTGCAGCACTTTTATAAGAAGATACCAATTATCGGCATATGTTTGGGTCATCAAATTATTGCAGAAGCACTGGGAGCGGAGTTAAAACCTGCAAAAACAATCAAACATGGGAAAACCTCTCTTGTTACCCATAATGGGTTGGGTCTTTTCAGCTATATGTCCCAACCTCTGGAAGTAATGCGATATCACTCCTTTGTTGTTGATAAAGAAACTGTCCCTGCTCATTTAGAAGTTGTTGCAACCTCTCTTGAGGACAATGAAATTATGGCCATTAAACATCGGACGCTTCCTGTTTACGGTGTTCAGTTTCACCCCGAATCCATTGGAACTACAACCGGAAAAAAGATGATACGTAATGTATTAAATGAAATTGGAAAGGAGCTTAATTATGAAACATTATCTTGA
- the trpE gene encoding anthranilate synthase component I, whose translation MKEILTHKIVKLNADTLTPIRIFHQLSGQKKFLLESSVKHEQKGNYSFIGADPYEELIGVGNTTMIINHDSDKKSTVEQHALEYLKEAFQQIELDIPLPFYGGAVGYIGYDTIRSFEDIGEEKTDDLSMPDIHLMIYRSIFVYDHKKEVIYLIAINQDEQSEEVLLKRLRSMQETLQRNLPYQEEKETTFSFQPEISEEKFKEKVRTAKHHILRGDIFQVVLSQRMKADMNGSPIQFYRQLRKANPSPYMFYIDFDEYLVLGASPESLIQTSGQTIITNPIAGTRPRGETKEEDEQLIQDLLSDEKEIAEHRMLVDLSRNDLGSVCEIGSITIPTYMQIEKYQHVMHIVSEVKGRLKEACSSIDALISCLPAGTVSGAPKIRAMQIINDLEETKRGVYAGGIGYINFNNDLNIALAIRSLVVKDNQAYLQAGAGIVYDSDPEREFQETLHKAKSLMEVSQYDAVNR comes from the coding sequence ATGAAGGAAATTTTAACTCATAAAATAGTTAAGCTAAATGCAGATACATTGACACCTATCCGCATTTTCCATCAATTATCCGGCCAAAAAAAGTTTTTACTAGAAAGCTCAGTTAAACACGAACAGAAAGGAAATTATTCATTTATCGGAGCAGATCCATACGAGGAACTGATTGGAGTGGGAAATACGACCATGATAATCAACCATGACTCCGATAAAAAAAGCACCGTTGAACAGCATGCACTAGAGTATCTCAAAGAAGCTTTCCAACAGATTGAGTTAGACATCCCGCTTCCCTTTTATGGTGGCGCCGTAGGCTATATAGGATATGATACCATTCGCTCGTTTGAAGACATAGGTGAGGAGAAAACGGATGATCTATCTATGCCTGACATTCACTTGATGATTTACCGAAGTATTTTCGTATATGACCACAAAAAAGAAGTGATTTACCTTATTGCAATAAATCAGGATGAACAATCAGAGGAAGTGCTACTTAAACGACTACGCAGCATGCAGGAAACACTGCAGAGAAATTTACCATATCAAGAAGAAAAAGAAACAACTTTTTCTTTTCAACCAGAGATAAGTGAAGAAAAATTCAAGGAAAAAGTCCGGACTGCCAAGCACCATATTTTAAGAGGGGATATTTTTCAGGTAGTTCTATCTCAAAGGATGAAAGCAGATATGAATGGATCACCCATCCAGTTTTATCGACAGTTGCGAAAAGCCAATCCCTCTCCCTATATGTTCTATATTGATTTCGATGAATATCTGGTATTGGGTGCATCACCAGAAAGCCTGATTCAAACGAGTGGCCAAACAATAATAACAAATCCAATTGCAGGCACTCGCCCGCGAGGTGAAACAAAAGAGGAGGATGAACAACTTATTCAAGACCTACTCTCGGATGAAAAGGAAATTGCAGAGCACCGGATGCTTGTAGATTTAAGCAGAAATGACCTTGGAAGTGTATGTGAGATTGGATCAATTACTATACCAACCTACATGCAAATTGAAAAGTATCAGCATGTAATGCATATCGTCTCGGAAGTCAAAGGGAGACTGAAAGAAGCTTGCTCCAGTATAGATGCACTTATCTCTTGTTTGCCGGCAGGTACTGTTTCTGGGGCGCCAAAAATTCGCGCCATGCAAATTATAAACGACCTGGAAGAAACGAAACGTGGTGTCTATGCGGGAGGGATAGGTTATATCAATTTCAACAATGATTTGAACATAGCGCTCGCCATCCGCTCGCTTGTTGTGAAAGACAACCAAGCATATCTGCAGGCTGGTGCTGGGATTGTATATGATTCCGACCCTGAAAGGGAATTCCAGGAGACCTTGCATAAAGCAAAATCGCTAATGGAGGTTAGTCAATATGATGCTGTTAATCGATAA
- the ddlA gene encoding D-alanine--D-alanine ligase, which produces MAKKKVGVIFGGKSAEHEVSLQSAKNIVDAINKDKYEVVLIGIDKQGKWHLNDQSSYLLHEENPKLIQLNQSNEHVAIVPGEEKSQLIHADNKVKLDQLDAVFPIVHGTLGEDGSLQGMLRIANLPFVGPNVLSSALCMDKDIAKRLLKDAGVKVAKGVSFTKNKKDQINYQEIAASLGTPLFIKPANQGSSVGVSKVTNEEEFNKGVAQAFYFDKKIVIEETLKGREVECAVLGNEEPKASKIGEILPHTEFYSYESKYIDEKGAELSIPANLPEEVAKEIQKVAIKAFQALQCEGMARVDFFLTKDNEIYVNEINTLPGFTKISMYPKLWEISGVSYPDLINELIELAIERYEDEASLKSSFWE; this is translated from the coding sequence ATGGCGAAGAAAAAAGTTGGCGTCATTTTTGGTGGGAAGTCAGCTGAGCATGAAGTTTCTCTTCAGTCAGCAAAAAATATAGTTGATGCGATTAATAAAGATAAATATGAAGTTGTTTTAATTGGAATTGACAAACAGGGAAAGTGGCATCTAAATGATCAGTCCTCCTATCTATTGCATGAGGAAAACCCGAAGCTAATTCAACTTAATCAGTCAAATGAACATGTTGCCATTGTGCCAGGGGAGGAGAAGAGCCAGTTAATCCATGCTGACAATAAAGTGAAGCTTGACCAGTTGGATGCTGTTTTCCCAATTGTCCATGGGACTTTAGGTGAAGATGGCAGTCTGCAGGGAATGCTTCGTATAGCAAACCTTCCATTTGTAGGCCCGAATGTTTTAAGTTCGGCTTTATGCATGGATAAAGACATTGCGAAGCGACTTTTGAAAGATGCCGGAGTAAAGGTAGCAAAAGGTGTTTCGTTTACCAAAAATAAAAAAGATCAAATTAATTATCAGGAAATAGCTGCTTCACTAGGTACACCGTTGTTTATCAAACCAGCAAATCAGGGATCTTCTGTAGGTGTCAGCAAAGTAACGAATGAGGAAGAATTTAATAAAGGTGTAGCACAGGCCTTTTATTTTGATAAAAAGATTGTTATTGAAGAGACACTCAAAGGGCGAGAGGTTGAATGTGCTGTCTTAGGAAATGAAGAACCAAAGGCTTCTAAAATTGGTGAAATTCTCCCACATACTGAATTCTATTCCTATGAATCTAAGTATATTGATGAGAAGGGCGCTGAGCTATCCATCCCTGCTAATTTACCAGAAGAAGTCGCTAAGGAAATTCAGAAAGTAGCAATAAAAGCTTTCCAAGCACTGCAATGTGAAGGCATGGCCCGTGTGGACTTCTTTCTGACAAAAGATAACGAGATTTATGTGAATGAAATAAACACATTACCAGGTTTTACAAAGATTAGTATGTATCCAAAGCTTTGGGAAATTAGCGGGGTATCCTATCCTGACTTAATTAATGAGTTAATTGAACTTGCTATAGAACGTTATGAGGACGAAGCTTCTCTAAAAAGTTCCTTTTGGGAGTAA
- a CDS encoding sodium:alanine symporter family protein — protein MLEGLKQINDILWGAPSLILLVGTGLFLTFILKGLQFSKLLYALRLAFFKDKEDNETEGDVSNFKALMTSLAGMIGNGNIAGVATAVTLGGPGAIFWMWVVGLLGMATKYAEALLAMKYRVKNETGEYSSGPMYYIERGLGKKWKPLAVAFAFFGAFAALGIGNSVQSNTIADVMQNSFNVKGVITGVILVILTSLIIFGGLKRISSVAGVFVPVMAVFYIGASLLILGLNYDQIGPAFSMIFTYAFNPVSAVGGFSGIVVMEAVRNGVSKGIFSNEAGLGTVALIAGNAKTSHPVKQALVAMTGTFIVTIIVCTMTGLVLLVTGFWDTTGGLLSGVSHDPTLDAGALTSAAFGSSLGNIGEYIVSISVVFFGFSTILGWYVYGTKCFEYLFGLKYLGIYRFIYVGATFIGTVASLTTVWAFADMANALMMIPNLIGLLFLYKVIIGETNDYFSRFRKLSK, from the coding sequence ATGTTAGAAGGATTGAAACAAATCAACGATATTTTATGGGGAGCCCCCAGTCTTATACTATTAGTTGGAACTGGTTTATTCTTAACCTTTATCTTAAAGGGCTTACAATTTTCGAAACTATTATATGCACTTAGACTAGCATTTTTTAAAGATAAGGAAGACAACGAGACAGAAGGGGACGTCAGTAATTTTAAAGCATTAATGACATCACTGGCAGGTATGATTGGGAACGGAAACATTGCAGGGGTAGCCACAGCAGTAACACTTGGAGGTCCAGGAGCGATTTTCTGGATGTGGGTTGTTGGTTTACTGGGAATGGCAACAAAATATGCAGAAGCACTACTTGCCATGAAGTATCGTGTAAAGAATGAAACAGGAGAATATTCAAGTGGCCCCATGTATTATATTGAACGAGGGTTAGGTAAAAAGTGGAAGCCGTTGGCAGTCGCATTTGCATTTTTTGGAGCGTTTGCAGCGCTTGGTATTGGTAACAGTGTCCAGTCAAATACAATTGCTGACGTGATGCAAAATAGTTTTAATGTAAAAGGTGTAATAACAGGTGTAATTCTTGTTATTTTAACTTCTCTTATTATCTTTGGTGGACTGAAGCGAATCAGTTCGGTTGCTGGCGTGTTCGTGCCCGTAATGGCTGTTTTTTATATTGGAGCCTCACTGCTTATATTAGGACTTAATTATGATCAGATTGGACCAGCCTTTTCAATGATTTTTACATACGCTTTTAATCCGGTATCAGCAGTAGGAGGATTTTCAGGTATTGTGGTAATGGAAGCGGTTCGAAACGGTGTCTCTAAAGGGATCTTCTCCAATGAAGCAGGTCTAGGTACGGTTGCTTTAATTGCAGGTAATGCAAAAACCTCCCATCCTGTGAAACAAGCATTAGTCGCAATGACTGGTACATTTATTGTTACAATAATTGTTTGTACAATGACTGGTCTTGTATTACTCGTAACAGGGTTCTGGGACACTACAGGAGGTCTTCTATCAGGCGTATCACATGATCCAACACTTGATGCAGGTGCGTTAACAAGTGCAGCATTCGGTTCTTCTCTTGGAAATATTGGAGAATATATTGTATCGATTTCTGTTGTTTTCTTTGGATTCTCAACAATTCTTGGCTGGTATGTCTATGGTACAAAATGTTTTGAGTATCTATTTGGTCTAAAATATTTAGGTATCTATCGGTTTATCTATGTTGGTGCTACATTTATTGGTACAGTTGCAAGTCTAACAACTGTTTGGGCATTTGCTGATATGGCTAATGCGCTTATGATGATTCCCAACTTAATTGGACTTCTCTTTCTGTATAAGGTAATCATCGGTGAGACAAACGATTATTTTTCTCGATTTAGAAAGCTCAGCAAATAA
- a CDS encoding nitroreductase yields MEHTDNKTDLAKIIRERRAVKKGYNNKEVKEETIRELLEDAVYAPTHGMRQPWRFIFVGADKKNDFAKKVAATYPEERQQNREDYLNEPNAHLIVIMEEPEIQKQWEENYGAVASMIQNFWLLAWEKNLGVVWKTNPHIYDPQVKELLNVKENEKIVGFIHLGYFDEKPMPKDRISVEEKFSRYK; encoded by the coding sequence ATGGAACATACTGATAATAAGACAGACTTGGCAAAGATTATTCGCGAAAGACGTGCAGTAAAAAAAGGCTATAATAACAAGGAAGTAAAAGAAGAAACCATTCGCGAATTGTTGGAGGATGCTGTGTACGCACCTACCCACGGCATGCGCCAACCTTGGCGATTTATTTTCGTAGGGGCTGATAAGAAGAACGATTTTGCGAAAAAGGTGGCTGCAACGTATCCAGAGGAAAGACAGCAAAATCGGGAAGATTACCTAAATGAACCGAATGCGCATCTTATCGTAATAATGGAAGAACCGGAAATTCAAAAACAATGGGAAGAGAATTACGGCGCTGTAGCTTCCATGATTCAAAACTTTTGGTTATTGGCTTGGGAAAAAAATCTTGGGGTTGTATGGAAAACGAACCCTCATATTTACGACCCACAAGTAAAAGAGCTATTAAATGTAAAAGAAAATGAAAAAATAGTAGGATTTATTCATCTTGGCTATTTTGATGAGAAACCAATGCCAAAAGATAGAATATCTGTAGAAGAAAAGTTTAGTAGATATAAATAA
- a CDS encoding PTS transporter subunit IIC, translated as MKAFLNRKGISLSANEYIITALSFMALGLFSSLIIGLIIKTAGEQIVVNFSPELASVLIEMGSFAMDTKIMGGAIGVAIAYGLKAPPLVLLSALFAGAFGAELGGPAGSYVSALFATEFGKLVYKETKVDIIITPLVTIVIGFMVGTFIGPPINSFMLGFGEIVNWSTEQQPFIMGVLVAILMGLALTAPISSAAIAIMLSLDGLAAGAAAVGCSAQMIGFAIASYRDNGFGGFLALGIGTSMLQVANIIRKPIILLPPTIAGAVLAPFATVWLKLTNNASGAGMGTSGFVGQIMTFESMGFSVEVIWSVVILHIVAPAIIAFLLAEFLRKKGWIKPGDMKITYE; from the coding sequence TTGAAAGCGTTTTTAAATAGGAAAGGTATTTCTTTATCAGCGAATGAATATATCATTACTGCCTTGAGTTTCATGGCACTTGGGCTTTTTTCCTCCCTAATTATTGGTCTTATCATTAAAACAGCCGGAGAACAAATTGTGGTGAATTTTTCTCCTGAATTAGCATCTGTTTTAATTGAAATGGGAAGTTTTGCTATGGACACAAAGATAATGGGAGGAGCAATAGGGGTAGCGATTGCGTATGGATTGAAGGCACCTCCATTGGTTTTACTTTCTGCTTTATTTGCAGGAGCATTTGGAGCTGAACTTGGTGGTCCTGCCGGCAGCTATGTGTCAGCCTTATTTGCAACTGAATTTGGTAAACTCGTTTATAAGGAAACTAAAGTAGATATTATTATTACTCCTCTAGTGACTATTGTTATTGGCTTTATGGTAGGGACATTTATTGGTCCTCCAATCAATTCATTTATGCTGGGCTTTGGTGAAATTGTTAATTGGTCAACAGAACAGCAGCCATTTATTATGGGTGTTTTGGTAGCGATTTTAATGGGCCTGGCTCTTACGGCACCCATTTCCTCTGCAGCTATTGCTATTATGCTCTCCTTAGATGGTCTAGCAGCTGGTGCAGCGGCGGTAGGCTGTTCAGCGCAAATGATTGGTTTTGCTATCGCAAGCTATCGTGATAATGGGTTTGGAGGATTTTTGGCGTTGGGAATTGGCACCTCGATGCTGCAGGTTGCCAATATTATAAGAAAACCAATTATCCTTCTCCCACCAACAATAGCCGGGGCTGTTTTAGCTCCATTTGCAACGGTGTGGTTAAAGTTAACGAATAATGCATCTGGTGCTGGCATGGGGACAAGTGGTTTTGTAGGTCAGATCATGACTTTTGAGTCTATGGGATTTTCTGTAGAAGTGATATGGAGTGTAGTAATTCTTCATATAGTCGCGCCAGCCATTATTGCTTTTCTTCTTGCTGAATTCCTACGTAAAAAAGGATGGATTAAACCTGGAGACATGAAGATTACATATGAATAA